One Rissa tridactyla isolate bRisTri1 chromosome 4, bRisTri1.patW.cur.20221130, whole genome shotgun sequence DNA window includes the following coding sequences:
- the LOC128908374 gene encoding heme-binding protein 2-like, with amino-acid sequence METGGCRMGGAEPGGPAMITLEDLDGMAQESPDSAYHSNGSSLEEEAERMEDEEQERLLSYWQSVGRGHQVDVPRDMAEPIQQLTRNNSPQERQTIPFTLIHRKEKLGDLLYEKRQYGKAKWACIKMKEKQYEQSICLGFMKLMRYICEQNSSGLYLGITIPIVTIVHTNESQSEMTQAVTVAYYLPEVLQDEPPHPFDSDIIIEEWPSTIVYSRSFRGITNEDSIMREINLLAEILESPELCLQDTFIIAGYTNPAAANRHNEIWFLQRP; translated from the exons ATGGAGACGGGCGGGTGCCGCATgggcggcgcggagccgggcgGCCCGGCCATGATCACGCTGGAGGACCTGGACGGGATGGCGCAGGAGAGTCCCGATTCGGCGTACCACAGCAACGgcagcagcctggaggaggaggCCGAGCGGATGGAGGACGAGGAGCAGGAGCGGCTGCTGAGCTACTGGCAGAGCGTGGGCAGGGGGCACCAGGTGGACGTGCCCCGGG ACATGGCAGAGCCAATTCAGCAGCTGACTCGGAACAACAGCCCCCAGGAGAGACAGACCATCCCCTTCACTCTCATCCACCGCAAAGAAAAG CTTGGAGATCTGCTTTATGAAAAACGTCAGTATGGAAAAGCCAAATGGGCttgtataaaaatgaaagaaaaacagtatgaaCAGAGCATATGCCTTGGATTCATGAAGCTTATGAGGTACATTTGTGAGCAGAATTCCTCAG GACTGTACTTGGGGATAACAATACCCATTGTGACCATAGTCCATACAAATGAATCTCAATCGGAGATGACACAGGCAGTGACAGTAGCGTACTACCTGCCTGAAGTGCTGCAGGACGAGCCACCTCATCCTTTTGACTCTGACATAATCATTGAAGAATGGCCTTCTACTATTGTTTATAGTAG GAGCTTCAGAGGAATCACCAATGAAGACTCTATAATGAGAGAAATAAACCTGTTGGCGGAAATTCTGGAGAGTCCCGAGTTATGTTTGCAGGATACATTCATCATTGCAGGATATACAAATCCAGCTGCTGCCAACCGACACAATGAGATATGGTTCCTTCAGAGACCATAG